One stretch of Dissulfurimicrobium hydrothermale DNA includes these proteins:
- a CDS encoding acetyl-CoA decarbonylase/synthase complex subunit delta, with translation MIAGSNLEHILTSGQFAVTGELGPPKNGDPDVVRRKARILKGHVDAVNITDCQTAIVRMSSLTAGLIALSEGLEPVMQMTCRDRNRIGMQADILGASALGIKNLLCLTGDHQRFGNHPQSKGVFDMDSIQLLGMVRGMRDDARFQCGEEIKGAAPRFFLGAAANPFADPFEFRPKRLAKKVEAGANFIQTQIIYNVKKFARFMEMVRDLGLHEKVYILAGVTPPKSFGMAKYMKNNVPGLEVTDEVLKRLRDSKDQREEGIDIAVDIINQVREIPGVAGCHIMAIEWEEAAPEIVKRAGLGPRPEVRGVEPVLVGQEALDVSFERGRSEAEAELKSKLEKARAEALASRESAARERERIDVELMGLKKELEAAKAMASQQDMEARAARLELEENRRSPGQVPMADMVQTGGSVCHGTPLSPREQVILRSLNLGLGALRKALGLTEEQFEAIRHFLEAEFMLHGGGMEPATVIEPAQVLHAAPQETDRIDAKIEAPPQVVAQMPVKDMGLPPCPEGFTEEEWIQKLVIRLVGKGNVCLAKGDVDGARDCFKKALDLKPGDEKAARGMKAVEAGGVVVQTAPIRPMPSEVPRPLEPRPEEKAGEAAAPIPHEIQMPEPKQAPREKVKQASKKKEEREVPTVAAAKATVSSLKKEAKSLIERSAGIPQDLFIERVDSFIREVTIGDDERAITVGGESALPFHLFEGDMPNPPRVALEVLDVPPEDWPECLSVYYKDVIGDPVAWARKCVNEFGARAVCLSLVSTDPNGLNRPSSDAAKTAKAVIDEINAPVILWGCGNAEKDTETLREVTGLIGSKKVCIAPLTDANYRNLGATAMAFGLPVVASTPIDVNLAKQLNILFENLGVSLNQILMDPSIGAVGYGLEYTYSVMERIRLAALTQQDDKLQAPFICQLGREVWKAKETKLPTDPYYGDQEKRGVLMEAVTASVLMLAGGELMVMRHPHAASLVDTLVQGMM, from the coding sequence GTGATAGCAGGAAGCAATCTGGAACATATATTGACATCAGGCCAATTTGCAGTCACAGGGGAACTTGGTCCGCCGAAGAATGGGGATCCGGATGTAGTGCGCAGGAAGGCGCGTATACTCAAAGGGCATGTGGACGCTGTAAATATAACAGACTGTCAGACTGCGATCGTGCGCATGTCAAGCCTGACAGCCGGACTTATCGCCCTTTCCGAGGGGCTTGAACCGGTCATGCAGATGACCTGCAGGGACAGAAACCGTATAGGTATGCAGGCAGACATACTAGGTGCATCAGCCCTCGGGATCAAGAATCTCTTGTGTCTTACCGGAGACCATCAGCGTTTTGGCAATCACCCCCAATCCAAGGGTGTCTTTGACATGGACTCTATACAGCTCCTTGGTATGGTCAGAGGTATGCGGGACGATGCGCGGTTTCAATGTGGAGAGGAGATAAAGGGCGCGGCGCCTAGGTTCTTTCTTGGAGCCGCCGCCAATCCGTTTGCAGACCCGTTTGAGTTCAGGCCAAAGAGGCTTGCTAAAAAGGTCGAGGCTGGGGCTAATTTCATACAGACTCAGATCATCTACAATGTCAAGAAGTTTGCAAGGTTCATGGAAATGGTTCGCGACCTCGGTCTCCATGAGAAGGTCTATATCCTTGCTGGCGTCACCCCGCCCAAGTCTTTCGGCATGGCTAAATACATGAAAAACAATGTCCCAGGGCTTGAGGTTACGGACGAGGTGCTCAAGCGATTAAGGGATTCAAAGGATCAGAGGGAGGAAGGGATCGATATAGCTGTCGATATTATCAACCAGGTGCGCGAGATCCCTGGCGTTGCAGGTTGTCATATAATGGCGATCGAGTGGGAAGAGGCTGCACCCGAGATTGTAAAGAGGGCCGGGCTTGGGCCGAGGCCGGAGGTAAGGGGTGTAGAGCCGGTGCTCGTCGGGCAGGAGGCCTTGGATGTATCGTTTGAGAGAGGAAGGTCTGAGGCAGAGGCTGAACTGAAGTCCAAGCTTGAAAAGGCCAGGGCCGAGGCCTTGGCGTCAAGGGAATCGGCAGCGAGGGAAAGGGAAAGGATCGACGTCGAATTGATGGGTCTTAAGAAGGAACTGGAGGCAGCAAAGGCGATGGCTAGTCAGCAAGATATGGAAGCAAGGGCCGCAAGGCTTGAGCTTGAGGAGAATAGACGATCACCTGGACAAGTGCCCATGGCTGATATGGTGCAGACCGGTGGGTCTGTCTGCCATGGCACACCGCTTTCTCCAAGGGAGCAGGTTATACTCAGATCTTTGAATCTAGGTCTTGGGGCGCTCAGAAAGGCGCTGGGCCTCACTGAAGAGCAATTTGAGGCGATCAGACACTTTCTTGAGGCTGAATTCATGCTCCATGGGGGTGGGATGGAGCCAGCGACGGTCATTGAGCCAGCACAGGTCCTTCATGCGGCCCCTCAAGAGACAGACAGGATTGATGCCAAGATAGAAGCGCCGCCCCAAGTCGTGGCCCAAATGCCTGTCAAAGATATGGGTTTGCCCCCCTGCCCCGAGGGATTTACTGAAGAAGAGTGGATACAGAAGCTCGTCATTCGTCTTGTCGGTAAGGGCAATGTTTGTCTGGCCAAGGGGGATGTCGACGGCGCAAGGGATTGTTTCAAAAAGGCGCTTGATCTCAAACCTGGCGACGAAAAGGCTGCCCGCGGCATGAAGGCCGTGGAGGCGGGCGGGGTGGTGGTGCAGACTGCACCGATTCGGCCTATGCCTTCAGAGGTACCAAGACCTCTCGAACCAAGGCCCGAAGAAAAGGCTGGAGAGGCTGCGGCGCCGATCCCCCACGAGATACAGATGCCTGAGCCCAAGCAGGCGCCTAGGGAAAAAGTCAAACAGGCGTCGAAGAAGAAAGAAGAGAGGGAAGTGCCGACTGTTGCAGCGGCCAAGGCCACGGTCTCCAGTCTCAAAAAAGAGGCCAAGTCCCTTATAGAAAGAAGCGCTGGGATACCGCAGGACTTGTTTATAGAAAGGGTGGACTCCTTCATCCGCGAGGTGACCATAGGAGACGACGAAAGGGCGATAACGGTGGGCGGTGAGAGCGCCTTGCCGTTTCATCTCTTTGAGGGCGACATGCCCAATCCACCCAGGGTGGCGCTTGAGGTGCTGGATGTCCCGCCAGAGGATTGGCCTGAATGTCTCTCCGTCTACTATAAAGACGTAATAGGCGACCCTGTTGCCTGGGCGAGGAAATGCGTGAATGAATTCGGTGCAAGAGCGGTATGTCTGTCGCTTGTCAGTACGGATCCGAATGGCCTCAACCGACCGTCATCCGATGCGGCAAAGACCGCAAAGGCCGTCATAGACGAGATCAATGCGCCGGTCATCTTGTGGGGCTGCGGCAATGCCGAAAAGGACACGGAGACCTTAAGGGAGGTCACGGGTCTTATTGGTTCTAAGAAGGTATGTATAGCGCCGCTTACTGATGCGAATTATCGAAACCTCGGGGCAACGGCTATGGCATTTGGATTGCCGGTTGTGGCCTCAACCCCGATCGACGTGAATCTTGCCAAACAGTTGAATATCCTCTTTGAGAACCTCGGGGTGTCCCTAAATCAGATACTAATGGATCCATCCATAGGCGCGGTGGGCTATGGACTCGAGTATACATACTCGGTCATGGAGCGTATCCGCCTTGCAGCCCTTACTCAGCAGGACGACAAGCTGCAGGCGCCTTTTATCTGTCAGCTTGGCAGGGAGGTATGGAAGGCCAAGGAGACAAAGTTGCCCACCGATCCTTATTACGGAGACCAGGAGAAAAGGGGGGTGCTTATGGAGGCTGTAACCGCGTCGGTCCTCATGCTGGCAGGTGGCGAGCTCATGGTTATGAGGCATCCCCATGCGGCATCTTTGGTGGATACGCTGGTCCAGGGGATGATGTAA
- the acsC gene encoding acetyl-CoA decarbonylase/synthase complex subunit gamma, which produces MALTGIQILKMLPKTNCGECGVPTCLAFAMKVAAGQAEIGGCPYVSEEAKQQIGEASAPPIRTITLGGGDAVFKMGGETCIYRHEKRFENPTGIAVLIKTDMSDAEIQGRLERFNALKYERVGLELKADIVAVKDAGQGEAAFVSLVERVRSQCPNAALVLMSSDPSALTAAAKASGASRSLLYCATAGNLDAMAGVAKETGAPLAVKGETIGEVASLTERLLSAGLKDLVIDTGARTMKAVFEDQVAIRRASIRHKFKPLGFPTITFPCEITEDLMLETLVASVLIAKYAGIVVLSDLRGESLFPLLLERLNIYTDPQRPMVVQEDIYPINGPGEDSPVLITCNFSLTYFIVSGEVEGSKIPSWLLIKDTEGLSVLTAWAAGKFSADLIAGFVKKSGIADRVRHRNLIIPGYLASIKGELEEELQGWNIQIGPREASHLPAFLRDWRAVAV; this is translated from the coding sequence ATGGCGCTTACAGGGATTCAGATATTAAAGATGCTCCCGAAGACAAACTGTGGGGAGTGCGGCGTGCCTACATGTCTGGCCTTTGCCATGAAGGTGGCGGCTGGGCAGGCTGAGATCGGTGGCTGTCCTTATGTCTCTGAAGAGGCGAAACAGCAGATAGGCGAGGCGTCGGCCCCGCCTATACGTACCATAACCCTCGGCGGCGGAGACGCTGTATTTAAGATGGGCGGAGAGACCTGTATCTACAGACATGAAAAACGCTTTGAAAATCCGACTGGCATAGCCGTTCTCATAAAAACCGATATGTCCGACGCCGAGATCCAGGGCCGTCTCGAGAGGTTCAATGCCTTGAAATATGAGCGGGTCGGTCTTGAGCTCAAGGCGGACATTGTCGCTGTAAAAGACGCCGGCCAGGGGGAAGCCGCATTTGTTTCGCTAGTGGAGAGGGTGAGAAGTCAATGTCCCAACGCCGCGCTTGTGCTTATGAGCAGCGATCCTTCAGCGCTGACCGCGGCCGCTAAGGCATCCGGTGCTTCAAGGTCCCTTTTATATTGCGCCACAGCTGGAAATTTGGACGCCATGGCCGGTGTAGCCAAGGAGACGGGCGCGCCGCTTGCTGTAAAGGGCGAGACCATCGGGGAGGTTGCCTCTTTAACGGAAAGGCTCCTGAGCGCAGGCCTCAAAGACCTTGTCATCGATACCGGGGCGAGGACGATGAAGGCCGTGTTTGAAGACCAAGTCGCCATAAGGAGGGCCAGTATCAGACATAAATTCAAACCATTAGGGTTTCCGACCATCACGTTTCCATGTGAGATCACTGAAGACCTCATGCTTGAAACTCTTGTGGCCTCGGTCCTGATTGCAAAATACGCCGGCATAGTAGTGCTCTCTGATTTGAGGGGGGAGTCGCTGTTTCCTCTTTTGCTCGAACGCCTCAATATATATACCGATCCTCAGCGGCCTATGGTGGTGCAGGAGGATATCTATCCGATAAACGGTCCTGGAGAGGACTCGCCGGTGCTCATAACCTGCAATTTCTCGCTTACCTATTTCATAGTCTCTGGCGAGGTCGAGGGGAGTAAAATACCGTCATGGCTTCTGATAAAAGATACAGAGGGTCTATCTGTTCTTACCGCATGGGCCGCCGGTAAGTTCAGTGCGGATCTGATAGCCGGATTTGTTAAAAAGAGCGGCATTGCAGACAGGGTGAGACACAGAAACCTTATTATCCCTGGTTATCTTGCTTCCATCAAAGGCGAGCTCGAAGAGGAGCTCCAGGGCTGGAATATCCAGATAGGGCCCAGAGAGGCGAGTCATCTGCCAGCCTTTTTGCGGGATTGGCGGGCGGTTGCGGTCTGA
- a CDS encoding hydrogenase iron-sulfur subunit, whose amino-acid sequence MTQTEGFDPRILGFFCHWCCYAAADSAGVGRYQYPPNIRVIRVMCTGRIDARFILEAFRCGADGVFTGGUHLGECHYQSGNYEALIMAETARQVLRAAGMNPDRFTLEWASAAEGPRFVELVTRYVAKIRTMGPFGQGDGEVDPTTLKRRLGAACRAAQVPKVRTAIGNLAKKMHEQGDYSIYTPDAISRDVAEKVLPVFREEALREDLLSVMADGVHHDISSLRGLSSAPDDLIDKVIQGLVKKGVVKEDGQGLVLVRNE is encoded by the coding sequence ATGACCCAGACAGAGGGCTTTGATCCCCGCATATTGGGCTTTTTCTGTCACTGGTGCTGTTATGCCGCCGCAGATTCTGCCGGCGTCGGACGGTATCAGTATCCGCCAAATATCAGGGTAATAAGGGTGATGTGCACGGGGCGGATCGATGCGAGGTTTATCCTGGAGGCCTTTAGATGCGGGGCGGATGGTGTGTTTACAGGCGGGTGACACCTGGGCGAGTGTCATTACCAGTCTGGTAATTACGAGGCGTTGATAATGGCCGAGACTGCGCGGCAGGTATTAAGGGCCGCCGGCATGAATCCCGACCGTTTTACCCTTGAATGGGCGTCGGCTGCGGAAGGTCCAAGGTTTGTAGAGCTTGTAACCAGATATGTCGCGAAAATCAGGACGATGGGGCCTTTTGGGCAAGGAGATGGCGAGGTCGATCCGACTACATTGAAAAGGCGGCTTGGGGCCGCATGCAGGGCCGCTCAGGTCCCAAAGGTGCGTACCGCTATTGGGAATCTTGCAAAGAAGATGCATGAACAAGGCGATTATTCAATCTATACGCCAGACGCCATCTCGAGGGATGTGGCGGAGAAGGTCCTGCCGGTCTTTCGCGAAGAGGCGCTGAGGGAAGACCTTTTGTCGGTCATGGCCGATGGCGTCCATCACGACATTTCATCGTTGAGGGGCCTGAGCAGCGCCCCTGATGATTTAATTGATAAGGTCATCCAGGGCCTTGTGAAAAAGGGCGTTGTAAAAGAAGATGGCCAGGGTCTCGTCCTGGTCAGGAATGAGTGA
- a CDS encoding methylenetetrahydrofolate reductase C-terminal domain-containing protein, translating to MIIAERKPLKEILKMLEGVSRLLILGCRGCVAVCSAGGDKEVAILASAIRLGRRNLGASIEIDTDTYVRQCDPEYLEPLKERGKGYDAVLSTACGVGVNFIADLCPGVRVFPALNTSFYGANLSSGEWKEMCAGCGACVLHLTGGLCPVARCAKGLSNGPCGGSQGGRCEIDPDTPCIWHRIYDRLSAQGEAERLTEIMPIRDWTAAGHGGPRRRVREDLLP from the coding sequence ATGATAATAGCTGAGAGAAAGCCGTTGAAAGAGATATTGAAGATGCTTGAAGGGGTCTCGAGGCTCCTGATCCTCGGATGTCGGGGCTGTGTTGCGGTATGTTCGGCAGGCGGGGATAAGGAGGTCGCGATCCTGGCCTCGGCCATAAGGCTTGGGCGCAGGAATCTTGGGGCGTCTATCGAGATAGACACGGATACCTATGTAAGACAGTGTGATCCAGAATACCTTGAGCCATTGAAGGAACGCGGCAAGGGCTATGATGCGGTTCTATCAACGGCCTGTGGCGTAGGTGTGAATTTTATAGCCGATCTATGTCCTGGCGTCAGGGTTTTCCCTGCGCTTAATACCTCGTTTTATGGGGCGAATCTCTCGAGCGGCGAGTGGAAGGAGATGTGTGCAGGCTGCGGGGCCTGTGTGTTGCACTTGACAGGCGGGCTTTGTCCTGTAGCAAGGTGCGCCAAGGGGCTTTCAAACGGGCCGTGCGGCGGCTCCCAGGGCGGCAGGTGCGAGATCGATCCTGACACCCCATGCATCTGGCACAGGATTTACGATAGACTTTCCGCGCAGGGTGAGGCCGAAAGACTGACAGAAATAATGCCCATTCGCGATTGGACCGCTGCAGGACACGGCGGACCGCGTCGCAGGGTCAGGGAGGATCTGTTGCCGTGA
- a CDS encoding hydrogenase iron-sulfur subunit, translated as MSDSNPKIVGFCCNYTISVSAEAIKETGLLPDGVQIERVPCTGRLELTSILDAFSAGADAVFVAGCPVDGCHNLNGSRMAAKRVKKAGEILKELDMNPELVGMFFVPRGESGPVVDAAREMIGRVRGEKK; from the coding sequence ATGTCCGATAGCAATCCCAAAATCGTGGGCTTTTGTTGCAATTATACTATTTCTGTATCTGCAGAGGCCATAAAAGAGACTGGGCTCCTGCCGGATGGCGTCCAGATCGAGAGGGTTCCTTGTACTGGTAGGCTTGAGCTCACATCTATTCTGGATGCCTTCAGTGCGGGTGCCGATGCAGTCTTTGTAGCCGGATGTCCGGTCGACGGCTGTCACAATCTGAATGGGAGTCGGATGGCCGCCAAGAGGGTAAAGAAGGCGGGCGAGATATTGAAAGAGCTCGATATGAACCCAGAGCTTGTCGGGATGTTCTTTGTCCCGCGCGGCGAATCAGGCCCTGTTGTGGATGCGGCCCGCGAGATGATAGGCCGTGTGAGGGGTGAAAAGAAATGA
- a CDS encoding 4Fe-4S dicluster domain-containing protein → MTIQAASLNESFETGIAVYDGCLTLAQCFTCGACSGACPVEKVVSAFDPRKIVHMVILGMEDELMTSDIIWACSQCQSCVPVCPQGVRCSDVIKALRTEAVRRGLADRERLKRLGLFAEVDPGKCVACLTCVRLCPFGAPGIVSEGYAFIDPDKCKACGICVLECPAKAIALSPSQEYRGMVEGRDVR, encoded by the coding sequence ATGACCATACAGGCGGCATCTCTGAACGAATCGTTTGAAACCGGAATCGCCGTTTATGACGGCTGTTTAACCTTGGCTCAATGCTTTACCTGCGGCGCATGCAGTGGCGCATGTCCTGTCGAGAAGGTGGTCTCGGCGTTCGACCCTAGGAAGATTGTGCACATGGTAATCCTTGGGATGGAAGACGAGCTCATGACTTCCGACATCATCTGGGCGTGCTCTCAGTGTCAGAGCTGTGTGCCAGTGTGTCCACAAGGGGTGCGTTGTAGCGATGTAATCAAGGCCCTGAGGACAGAGGCGGTGAGGCGAGGGCTGGCGGACAGAGAGAGGCTTAAAAGGCTCGGGCTCTTTGCAGAGGTCGACCCTGGCAAGTGCGTGGCCTGTCTTACTTGTGTAAGGCTCTGTCCATTCGGTGCGCCCGGGATTGTCTCCGAGGGCTATGCCTTTATCGATCCAGATAAGTGTAAGGCCTGTGGCATATGCGTCCTAGAATGCCCGGCTAAGGCTATAGCGCTTTCGCCTTCACAGGAATATAGGGGTATGGTGGAGGGAAGAGATGTCCGATAG
- the acsB gene encoding acetyl-CoA decarbonylase/synthase complex subunit alpha/beta, with translation MSKIICSSAIRGAHKIVDMAEEKYEEALKKYGPEREVAFPNTAYYLPIIYSILGAPVSRLGDMKDIFKECRKLLPPPVSEGVWLPYLAPALDAGMATFFAEEMYEAIRYIDDPDFYAKTEDPPEGRVWLGAADDVIFRKRGVEFVDGTAPGFAAILGTPSDPEMASKIATELQEKNLYIFMHDQTEGITMPDQLKKQKVQIGWSTRLVPFGPTYTSAVFAIGFACRVALAFGGIKPGDYKGNLIYNKDRTFAFVMAFGPVSDEWYANAAGAINWGFPTISDWDIPQVLPTGICTYEHVVSKVPHEEIVQKSIEVRGLKVSVTKIDIPVSYGPAFEGERVRKDDLFLECGGGRTLGVELLVSKDMEEVQDGLVTVEGPEMTDMQLGAKLPLAILVEVAGRQMQSDFEPILERQFHHLINYAQGIMHVGQRNIMWLRVGKQAIEKGFKFEHIGRILHGKLHQEFGAIVDKVQVKIYTEEEKVKEILELARQVYAARDERLGSMTDETEEIFYSCTLCQSFAPSHVCVITPERIGMCGAYNWLDGKASYEINPTGPNQPIVKGELIDPLLGQWVGVNEFVKKASRGKVERVSAYSLMVDPMTACGCFEAIATMLPMCNGIMLVNRDYLGMTPSGMKFTTLAGMVGGGAVTPGFLGVSKHYMCSRKFMKAEGGLKRVVWMPKMLKEELKDRLLIRAQEEGVPDLLDMIADEEVGVTEDAVLAFLQAKGHPALSMESAV, from the coding sequence ATGTCTAAGATCATCTGTTCATCAGCAATCCGCGGCGCTCACAAGATAGTGGATATGGCTGAAGAAAAATATGAGGAGGCACTTAAAAAATATGGGCCTGAGCGCGAGGTGGCCTTTCCGAATACAGCTTATTACTTGCCGATCATATACAGCATACTCGGCGCCCCTGTCTCGAGACTGGGTGACATGAAAGACATATTCAAGGAGTGTCGCAAGCTCCTTCCGCCACCTGTAAGCGAAGGGGTTTGGCTTCCCTATCTCGCTCCGGCCCTTGATGCAGGGATGGCCACCTTTTTCGCCGAAGAGATGTATGAGGCCATAAGATATATAGACGACCCTGATTTTTATGCAAAGACTGAGGATCCGCCAGAGGGCAGGGTATGGCTCGGTGCAGCGGATGATGTGATATTCAGGAAGCGCGGCGTGGAGTTTGTCGACGGCACCGCTCCTGGTTTCGCCGCCATACTAGGCACGCCATCCGACCCTGAGATGGCCAGCAAAATAGCAACCGAGCTCCAGGAAAAAAATCTCTATATCTTTATGCACGACCAGACGGAAGGCATAACCATGCCTGATCAGCTTAAGAAACAGAAGGTGCAGATCGGTTGGTCGACCCGCCTTGTGCCGTTCGGACCCACATATACCTCGGCTGTTTTTGCCATAGGCTTCGCCTGTCGTGTCGCCTTGGCCTTCGGCGGCATTAAGCCTGGTGATTACAAGGGCAATCTTATATATAACAAAGACAGGACGTTCGCCTTTGTGATGGCCTTCGGCCCTGTATCAGACGAGTGGTATGCAAATGCGGCAGGCGCCATCAATTGGGGTTTCCCAACCATATCTGACTGGGATATCCCTCAGGTGCTCCCGACCGGCATATGTACCTATGAGCATGTCGTGAGCAAGGTGCCGCACGAAGAGATCGTCCAGAAGTCAATAGAGGTGAGAGGGCTCAAGGTCTCCGTTACAAAGATAGACATACCGGTTTCTTACGGTCCTGCCTTTGAGGGCGAGCGGGTCAGGAAAGACGACCTCTTTCTGGAGTGTGGCGGTGGCAGGACGCTTGGTGTAGAGCTCCTGGTCTCAAAGGATATGGAAGAGGTTCAGGATGGCCTTGTGACCGTAGAAGGGCCTGAGATGACGGATATGCAGCTGGGCGCAAAGTTGCCGCTCGCGATACTTGTCGAGGTGGCCGGCCGCCAGATGCAGTCAGACTTCGAGCCGATCCTTGAGCGTCAGTTTCACCACCTTATAAACTACGCCCAAGGCATAATGCATGTAGGACAGCGGAACATCATGTGGCTAAGGGTCGGCAAGCAGGCCATAGAAAAGGGCTTCAAGTTCGAACATATAGGCCGCATACTTCACGGCAAGCTTCACCAGGAGTTTGGGGCCATTGTGGATAAGGTACAGGTCAAGATATACACAGAGGAGGAAAAGGTAAAAGAGATCCTGGAGCTCGCAAGACAGGTCTATGCCGCCCGGGATGAGCGCCTGGGTTCGATGACAGATGAAACCGAAGAGATATTTTATTCGTGTACCCTCTGTCAGTCGTTCGCCCCGAGTCATGTATGCGTGATTACGCCTGAAAGGATCGGGATGTGCGGGGCCTATAACTGGCTTGATGGAAAGGCGTCTTATGAGATCAACCCGACAGGTCCAAATCAGCCTATAGTAAAAGGTGAGCTTATAGACCCATTGCTTGGTCAATGGGTCGGGGTCAATGAGTTTGTGAAGAAGGCCTCTAGGGGCAAGGTGGAGCGCGTAAGCGCCTATAGCCTTATGGTCGATCCTATGACCGCTTGTGGGTGTTTTGAGGCCATAGCGACTATGTTGCCCATGTGCAACGGCATAATGCTGGTAAACCGCGATTATTTAGGCATGACGCCGAGCGGGATGAAGTTCACCACCCTTGCCGGTATGGTCGGCGGTGGGGCCGTAACCCCAGGTTTCTTGGGCGTATCCAAGCACTATATGTGCAGCCGCAAATTCATGAAGGCCGAGGGGGGATTGAAGCGGGTGGTCTGGATGCCTAAGATGCTCAAGGAGGAGCTCAAGGATCGGCTGCTGATAAGGGCGCAAGAGGAAGGCGTGCCCGATCTCCTTGATATGATTGCAGACGAAGAGGTGGGTGTCACGGAAGATGCGGTCCTTGCCTTCCTGCAGGCAAAGGGTCATCCTGCGCTTTCAATGGAGAGTGCGGTTTAG
- a CDS encoding dihydropteroate synthase, producing MYVQCIAESINIMGKRTGAAMKARDPAPIELMANEEVANGADFLDMNIGPARKDGQELMPWIVRVVEEVTDCPLSLDTTNADALIAGIKAARHPSRHIMNSISLQPERMKKLIPVAAEMGCYVVGLLWGVDGMPRDSNERAAMTVDLTMAMNEAGIPNERILIDPIATPITLGSDQVMSGIGFMEMLSEIAPGVKSTVGLSNVSNGVSAEKRHYLNRAYLAMLMKVGIWSAIVDAYDEELMALAHGERPELVKVVHDVMDDNDPDPKTLSPKELEYYKTTRVLMGKTIFSESWLEL from the coding sequence ATGTACGTCCAGTGTATAGCTGAGAGTATCAACATAATGGGCAAGCGGACTGGCGCCGCCATGAAGGCCAGAGACCCTGCGCCTATCGAGCTTATGGCCAACGAAGAGGTGGCGAACGGCGCGGATTTCCTGGATATGAACATAGGTCCGGCCAGAAAAGACGGCCAGGAGCTCATGCCATGGATAGTCAGGGTGGTTGAGGAGGTTACGGACTGCCCCCTCTCGCTCGACACCACAAATGCAGATGCGCTTATAGCAGGAATCAAGGCCGCAAGGCATCCGAGCCGACATATAATGAATTCCATATCGCTTCAGCCTGAGCGTATGAAAAAGCTTATCCCTGTGGCAGCGGAGATGGGTTGCTATGTCGTTGGGCTGCTCTGGGGCGTGGACGGTATGCCGCGTGATTCAAACGAACGGGCCGCGATGACCGTGGACCTGACGATGGCCATGAACGAAGCCGGCATACCAAACGAGCGGATACTTATAGATCCTATTGCAACGCCAATCACCCTTGGTTCAGATCAGGTAATGAGCGGCATCGGTTTCATGGAGATGCTCTCTGAGATAGCCCCTGGTGTCAAGTCCACGGTCGGGCTTTCAAATGTTTCAAATGGCGTCTCGGCGGAGAAGCGGCATTATCTCAACCGGGCGTATCTTGCCATGTTGATGAAGGTCGGTATCTGGTCGGCGATCGTCGACGCCTACGACGAGGAGCTGATGGCCTTGGCCCATGGTGAGAGGCCGGAGCTGGTAAAGGTCGTTCATGACGTCATGGACGACAACGATCCTGATCCAAAGACCCTTTCCCCGAAGGAGCTCGAATACTATAAGACTACGCGTGTTCTGATGGGAAAGACCATATTTTCAGAATCTTGGTTGGAGCTTTAA